A window of the Acidobacteriota bacterium genome harbors these coding sequences:
- a CDS encoding M23 family metallopeptidase — MGKIDRLAAEARLLDARREKLALERHDLETQIARTRSEEERERRRLEASRRLFRSTALLLRRIGPLGQLRPLLDVPDAERLAAVLRLGRELSRRRQEQVREIQQALVRLAELVERRQRQQAELARLERQAAAARRRLAGAIATRKELIAAIRRDTERRRQALAELHRAREELSAVLAGLTSSREIRLDIHAFRGLLDRPVKGRVTAAFGDRRDPRFGTVIPHPGWDIDADFGRRVRAPFEGRVAFADWFRGYGLVVVLDHGRGVHTVYAHLSAVLVEVGDRLDKGDVLGRVGDTGSLRGPYLYLEIREAGRAVDPAGWFRGES; from the coding sequence TTGGGCAAGATCGACCGGCTGGCCGCCGAGGCCCGCTTGCTCGACGCGCGGCGGGAAAAGCTGGCCCTCGAGCGTCACGACCTCGAGACGCAGATCGCCCGCACCCGCAGCGAGGAGGAACGGGAACGTCGGCGCCTGGAAGCTTCACGCAGGCTGTTCCGCTCGACCGCGCTGCTGTTGCGGCGCATCGGTCCCCTCGGGCAGCTCCGTCCGCTGCTGGACGTTCCCGACGCCGAGCGTCTGGCGGCGGTCCTGCGACTGGGCCGGGAACTCAGCCGCAGGCGCCAGGAACAGGTGCGGGAGATCCAGCAGGCCCTGGTTCGCCTGGCGGAGCTGGTGGAAAGGCGTCAGCGGCAGCAGGCGGAACTGGCACGCCTCGAGCGGCAGGCCGCCGCGGCCCGCCGCCGCCTGGCGGGGGCCATCGCCACCCGCAAAGAGTTGATCGCCGCCATCCGCCGCGACACCGAGCGGCGTCGCCAGGCGCTGGCGGAGTTGCACCGGGCGCGGGAGGAGCTGAGCGCAGTGCTGGCGGGGCTGACCAGCAGCCGGGAGATCCGGCTCGACATTCACGCCTTCCGCGGTCTGCTCGACCGCCCGGTGAAGGGCCGGGTCACCGCGGCTTTCGGCGATCGGCGGGATCCGCGCTTCGGCACGGTGATCCCCCATCCGGGCTGGGACATCGACGCCGACTTCGGTCGGCGCGTCCGCGCGCCCTTCGAGGGACGGGTGGCCTTTGCCGACTGGTTCCGCGGTTACGGCCTGGTGGTGGTGCTCGACCACGGACGGGGAGTCCACACCGTCTACGCGCACCTTTCCGCCGTTCTCGTGGAGGTGGGTGACCGCCTGGACAAGGGCGATGTGCTCGGCCGCGTGGGCGACACGGGTTCGTTGCGGGGGCCCTATCTCTACCTGGAGATCCGTGAAGCCGGTCGCGCGGTGGACCCGGCGGGATGGTTCCGGGGCGAATCTTGA
- a CDS encoding PaaI family thioesterase — protein MKQEQVRVVGKQPNSRMCFVCGLENRLGLHSRFYQVDDDRLVAVFTPAEEHQSYPGRLHGGVSAAILDETIGRAIMIRHPGEIWGVTVEFSMKFRRPLPLDTPLKVVATITSENRRAFEGEGAIFDPDGGVAVSGRGKYLKMPIDKIADFDRDHEQWVVLEEADDPSSLLLPGP, from the coding sequence ATGAAACAGGAACAGGTACGGGTCGTGGGCAAACAGCCCAACTCGCGGATGTGCTTCGTCTGTGGGCTGGAAAACAGGCTCGGACTCCACAGCCGCTTCTACCAGGTCGACGACGATCGGCTGGTGGCGGTCTTCACCCCCGCCGAGGAGCATCAGAGCTATCCCGGCCGGCTGCACGGGGGCGTCTCGGCGGCGATCCTCGACGAGACCATCGGGCGGGCGATCATGATTCGCCATCCGGGAGAGATCTGGGGCGTGACCGTCGAGTTTTCGATGAAGTTCCGGCGGCCGCTTCCCCTCGACACGCCCTTGAAGGTGGTGGCAACGATCACCTCCGAAAACCGCAGGGCCTTCGAAGGGGAGGGGGCGATTTTCGATCCTGACGGTGGGGTGGCGGTCTCCGGCCGGGGCAAGTACCTGAAGATGCCCATCGACAAGATCGCCGACTTCGACAGGGACCACGAGCAGTGGGTCGTGCTCGAGGAAGCCGACGACCCGTCCAGCCTGCTGCTTCCCGGACCGTAG
- a CDS encoding 4Fe-4S binding protein gives MSAPRGNAPPLLRWLEGRIRAPGARSYRVRVLVQIAFALLCIALGVQFARFVGAAQRGELPLPVRPPGVEGFLPISGLMGLLDAFYQGTLNRVHPAATVLFVIFVLIAIVARKAFCSWICPVGLVSETLARLGRLLFGRLLRLPRWLDIPLRGLKYLLLGFFLWAIFTMGPAGLRAFITSDYNQVADVKMYLFFADIGRVGAIVLLVLAGLSVVIQGAWCRYLCPYGALLGFFSWLSPVKVRRRAETCTDCKACDNVCMAHLPVSRLPAVSSAECTGCLDCVAVCPAAGTLTVGPPYRRWRPLTFAAVVLGLFLGGYVLAYSAGWWANDIPDRRYVEHMQRLDDPHYSHPGR, from the coding sequence ATGAGCGCACCCCGCGGTAACGCCCCGCCCCTCCTCCGCTGGCTCGAAGGACGCATCCGGGCGCCCGGCGCTCGTTCCTATCGCGTCCGGGTACTGGTGCAGATCGCCTTCGCCCTGCTCTGCATCGCCCTGGGAGTCCAGTTCGCGCGCTTCGTCGGCGCCGCCCAGCGAGGCGAATTGCCCCTCCCCGTGCGCCCCCCCGGCGTCGAGGGCTTTCTCCCCATCAGCGGGCTGATGGGCCTGCTCGACGCCTTCTACCAGGGCACGCTCAACCGGGTCCACCCGGCGGCTACGGTCCTGTTCGTGATCTTCGTGCTGATCGCCATCGTGGCCCGCAAGGCCTTCTGTTCGTGGATCTGCCCCGTGGGCCTGGTCTCCGAGACCCTGGCCCGCCTCGGGCGGCTGCTCTTCGGCCGCCTGCTGCGCCTTCCCCGCTGGCTCGACATCCCCCTGCGCGGCCTGAAGTACCTGCTGCTGGGTTTCTTTCTCTGGGCCATCTTCACCATGGGCCCCGCGGGCCTGCGGGCTTTCATCACCTCGGACTACAACCAGGTGGCGGACGTGAAGATGTACCTCTTCTTCGCCGACATCGGTCGCGTCGGGGCGATCGTGCTGCTCGTGCTGGCAGGGCTGAGCGTGGTGATCCAGGGGGCCTGGTGCCGCTACCTGTGTCCCTACGGCGCCCTGCTGGGCTTTTTCTCGTGGCTGTCGCCGGTCAAGGTCCGCCGCCGGGCGGAGACCTGCACCGACTGCAAGGCCTGCGACAACGTCTGCATGGCCCACCTGCCCGTCTCCCGCCTGCCCGCGGTAAGCAGCGCCGAATGCACCGGCTGCCTGGATTGCGTGGCGGTCTGTCCCGCCGCCGGAACCCTTACCGTCGGCCCCCCCTACCGGCGCTGGCGCCCACTGACCTTCGCCGCCGTGGTGCTCGGCCTCTTCCTCGGCGGCTACGTGCTGGCCTATTCCGCCGGCTGGTGGGCCAACGACATCCCCGACCGGCGCTACGTCGAACACATGCAGCGGCTCGACGACCCCCACTATTCCCACCCGGGGCGCTGA
- a CDS encoding pitrilysin family protein produces the protein MVEKDVLSDGLTLLVERVPGVRSATLGVWLRMGSRHEPARLSGICHFIEHLLFKGTETRTAREISLLTDRMGGHLDAFTSKENTCFYARVLDEHLPLAVDLLSDIVRRPLFDAEELERERRVILEEIRMVNDSPEERIYDLFCESFWPRHPLGRPIQGTLEKVGAMSRRTVANFFRRAYVPENMVIAVAGRVSARHRRLLEQAFSGLPAGKRVAPGGAPRFRPGLCRELRKDVDQVHLLFGLPGLASGDPDRFCLHLLNTLLGGSISSRLFRRVREERGLAYSVASQVHSHEGGGLLTVYAGTSPRSAREVLGLCLEEMRDLAARPPAAEELDVARDHLKGSMLLSLESTSSRMSRAAREEMVLGRHMTAGEITAELDRVQPEDLNRLAARLMAGRQVALAAVGNTRGLRIRERDLVL, from the coding sequence ATGGTTGAAAAAGACGTTCTCAGTGACGGGCTGACGCTGCTCGTCGAACGGGTTCCTGGAGTGCGATCGGCGACCCTCGGCGTCTGGCTGCGCATGGGCAGTCGCCACGAGCCCGCTCGCCTTTCGGGTATCTGCCACTTCATCGAGCATCTGCTCTTCAAGGGCACCGAAACCCGCACCGCCCGGGAGATCTCCCTGCTCACGGACCGCATGGGCGGGCATCTCGACGCCTTCACGTCGAAGGAGAACACCTGTTTCTACGCCCGGGTTCTCGACGAGCACCTGCCGCTGGCGGTCGACCTGCTCTCGGACATCGTCCGCCGGCCCCTTTTCGATGCCGAAGAACTCGAGCGCGAGCGCCGGGTGATCCTGGAAGAGATCCGGATGGTCAACGATTCGCCGGAAGAGCGGATCTACGACCTTTTCTGCGAGTCTTTCTGGCCTCGGCACCCTCTCGGTCGTCCGATCCAGGGCACCCTGGAGAAGGTGGGCGCGATGAGCCGCCGCACGGTGGCGAACTTTTTCCGGCGGGCCTACGTGCCGGAGAACATGGTCATCGCCGTCGCCGGACGGGTCTCCGCGCGCCATCGCCGGCTGCTCGAACAGGCCTTCTCCGGCCTGCCCGCGGGCAAGCGGGTGGCCCCCGGAGGCGCGCCCCGCTTCCGCCCGGGGTTGTGCCGCGAGTTGCGGAAAGACGTCGACCAGGTGCACCTGCTCTTCGGCCTGCCGGGTCTCGCCTCCGGAGATCCCGACCGCTTCTGTCTGCACCTGCTCAACACCCTCCTCGGCGGCAGCATTTCCTCGCGGTTGTTCCGGCGGGTGCGGGAAGAGCGGGGCCTGGCCTATTCGGTGGCCTCCCAGGTGCATTCCCATGAAGGCGGCGGCCTGTTGACGGTCTACGCGGGCACGTCCCCCCGGTCGGCCCGGGAAGTGCTCGGGCTGTGCCTCGAGGAGATGCGTGACCTGGCCGCCCGCCCGCCGGCGGCCGAGGAACTGGACGTGGCTCGTGACCATCTCAAGGGGAGCATGCTGCTCTCGCTCGAGTCCACCAGCAGCCGCATGAGTCGTGCGGCCCGGGAAGAAATGGTCCTCGGTCGGCACATGACAGCCGGGGAAATCACCGCGGAACTCGACCGGGTGCAGCCCGAAGACCTCAACCGCCTGGCCGCCAGGCTGATGGCCGGCCGCCAGGTGGCCCTGGCGGCGGTGGGCAACACCCGCGGTCTGCGCATCCGCGAGCGGGACCTGGTGCTGTGA
- the dut gene encoding dUTP diphosphatase: MSGAVDVRVEVKVLPHGRDLPLPAYATEGSAGLDLRAAVKDEIVLDPGERTLVPTGLELAIPAGYEGQVRARSGVALVAGVGLPNAPGTIDSDYRGELKVLLINWSNVPHVIRRGERIAQLVIAPVARATLAEVEELPGTSRSSGGFGHTGRE, translated from the coding sequence GTGAGCGGAGCCGTCGATGTGCGGGTCGAGGTGAAGGTGCTGCCCCACGGGCGGGACCTGCCCCTGCCGGCTTACGCCACCGAGGGTTCGGCCGGCCTCGATCTGCGGGCCGCGGTGAAGGACGAGATCGTTCTGGATCCCGGAGAGCGCACCCTGGTGCCCACGGGCCTCGAACTGGCCATTCCCGCCGGTTACGAAGGGCAGGTGCGCGCCCGCAGCGGCGTGGCTCTCGTCGCCGGTGTGGGTCTGCCCAACGCCCCCGGTACCATCGACAGCGACTACCGGGGCGAGTTGAAGGTGCTCCTGATCAACTGGTCGAACGTGCCTCATGTGATCCGCCGGGGGGAGAGAATCGCCCAACTGGTGATCGCGCCGGTGGCGCGGGCCACCCTGGCGGAGGTCGAGGAACTGCCCGGTACCTCCCGCAGCAGCGGGGGGTTCGGGCACACCGGACGGGAGTGA
- a CDS encoding MBL fold metallo-hydrolase, which produces MEVVVLGSGSRGNSALVRAAGSALLVDAGLSARQLRRRLEAVGQDPARIEAVLLTHEHSDHIAGLRVFRRRCPLPVVANASTLEATERILGENLDDSVEQATGGKLQIGPFQVTSFPVPHDAAETVGYVIEAEGVRLGYATDLGHVTRLVHERLSSCEMVVVEANHDRQMLMDGPYPWATKQRVASRHGHLSNDHAAGLLPDLARSGTRAAVLAHLSETNNDPLLALAVVRGALRAEGLDAMRIELARQDTPAGAVAV; this is translated from the coding sequence GTGGAGGTGGTGGTCCTCGGTTCGGGATCCAGGGGCAACAGTGCCCTGGTGCGGGCCGCCGGCTCGGCCCTGCTCGTCGATGCGGGGCTCTCCGCCCGGCAGCTCCGGCGTCGCCTCGAAGCGGTGGGCCAGGATCCGGCGCGCATCGAGGCCGTGCTGCTGACCCACGAGCACAGCGACCACATCGCGGGACTGCGGGTCTTCCGGCGTCGTTGTCCCCTGCCCGTGGTGGCCAACGCCTCGACTCTCGAGGCCACCGAGCGGATCCTCGGCGAGAATCTCGACGACAGCGTCGAGCAGGCCACCGGCGGCAAGCTGCAGATCGGCCCGTTCCAGGTCACCAGCTTTCCCGTGCCCCATGACGCGGCCGAGACGGTCGGCTACGTGATCGAGGCCGAGGGTGTGCGTCTGGGCTACGCCACCGACCTGGGGCATGTCACGCGCCTGGTGCACGAGCGCCTGTCGAGCTGCGAGATGGTGGTGGTCGAGGCGAACCACGACCGCCAGATGCTGATGGACGGCCCCTATCCCTGGGCCACCAAGCAGCGGGTCGCCTCCCGCCACGGACACTTGAGCAATGATCACGCGGCCGGCCTGCTGCCCGACCTGGCTCGTTCGGGGACCCGGGCGGCGGTCCTGGCCCACCTCTCGGAAACGAACAACGATCCGCTGCTGGCCCTGGCCGTGGTGCGGGGAGCCCTGCGCGCCGAGGGTCTGGACGCGATGCGGATCGAACTGGCGCGGCAAGATACTCCCGCCGGGGCCGTGGCGGTCTGA
- the purB gene encoding adenylosuccinate lyase yields MIERYTRPRMGRLFTDQARLEAWLKVELAATEVLCERGQVPAKALRAIRRRARVDLQRALEIEKTVNHDVIAFVTSVAEKVGVEGRYLHLGLTSSDVVDTALALVMVEACDLLLEDLDAFIVVLREQAERWAGQPMVGRTHGVNAEPITLGLKIAGWATEMARSRERVARARETIRYGKLSGAVGTCAQLSPAVEKAVMKKLGLKVEPVATQVIPRDRHAEVLTTLALLAAGLERIATEIRHLQRTEVREVEEPFRKGQKGSSAMPHKRNPIACENTTGLARVVRSNALAALQDIALWHERDISHSSVERVIIPDSFILLDFMLGRMNRVVRDMHVYPDAMARTLERSKGLIFSQTLLLALVEAGLTREDAYALVQRNSMAVWAGEHPGLLEACLGDAEIVELLGTAGVRRAFSLKRLLRWVPNILRRGLAVLG; encoded by the coding sequence ATGATCGAACGCTACACCCGTCCCAGGATGGGCCGACTCTTCACCGACCAGGCACGGCTGGAAGCCTGGCTCAAGGTGGAACTGGCCGCCACCGAGGTGCTCTGCGAGCGGGGCCAGGTGCCCGCCAAGGCCCTGCGCGCCATCCGTCGCCGCGCCCGCGTGGATCTGCAGCGTGCGCTGGAAATCGAGAAGACCGTCAATCACGACGTGATCGCCTTCGTCACCTCGGTGGCCGAGAAGGTGGGCGTCGAGGGTCGCTACCTGCACCTGGGGCTGACCTCTTCCGACGTGGTGGACACGGCCCTGGCCCTGGTGATGGTGGAGGCCTGCGACCTGCTGCTCGAGGATCTCGACGCTTTCATCGTCGTGTTGCGGGAGCAGGCCGAGCGCTGGGCCGGACAGCCCATGGTGGGGCGGACTCACGGGGTCAATGCGGAACCGATCACCCTGGGCCTGAAGATCGCCGGTTGGGCCACCGAGATGGCGCGCAGCCGCGAGCGGGTGGCTCGGGCCCGGGAGACCATCCGTTACGGCAAGCTCTCCGGCGCCGTCGGCACCTGCGCCCAGCTCTCGCCGGCGGTGGAAAAGGCCGTTATGAAAAAGCTGGGACTGAAGGTCGAGCCGGTGGCGACCCAGGTGATTCCCAGGGATCGTCACGCCGAGGTGCTGACCACCCTGGCCCTGCTGGCCGCGGGCCTCGAGCGCATCGCCACGGAAATCCGCCATCTCCAGCGTACGGAGGTGCGGGAGGTGGAAGAGCCCTTCCGCAAGGGGCAGAAGGGCTCGTCTGCCATGCCTCACAAGCGCAATCCCATCGCCTGCGAGAACACCACGGGCCTGGCGCGGGTCGTGCGCTCCAACGCCCTGGCGGCCCTGCAGGACATCGCCCTGTGGCACGAGCGGGATATCTCCCATTCCTCGGTGGAACGGGTGATCATTCCCGACAGCTTCATCCTGCTCGATTTCATGCTCGGCCGGATGAACCGGGTGGTGCGGGACATGCACGTCTACCCGGACGCCATGGCGCGGACTCTCGAGCGTTCGAAGGGGCTGATCTTCTCCCAGACCCTGCTGCTGGCCCTGGTGGAGGCGGGATTGACCCGGGAGGACGCCTACGCCCTGGTGCAGCGCAACTCCATGGCGGTGTGGGCCGGCGAGCATCCGGGCCTGCTCGAGGCCTGCCTGGGCGACGCGGAGATCGTCGAGCTGCTGGGGACCGCGGGGGTGCGCCGGGCCTTCTCCCTCAAGCGCCTGCTGCGCTGGGTGCCCAACATCCTGCGCCGCGGGCTGGCCGTACTCGGCTGA
- the purF gene encoding amidophosphoribosyltransferase: MTDGGGRLGPDGFRDECGVAAVFRHPEAANLVYLALYALQHRGQESAGIAAGDGERIRRSVGMGYVADVFTPERLEELSGTHAIGHVRYGTAGGSVLENAQPLRMTHRRGPVALAHNGNLVNALTLRSKLVREGSIFRTTSDTEVILHLIARSRATRLEDALAEALGQVEGAYSLVVADQARVIVVRDPRGFRPLSLGRLPDGAPVVASESCAFDLIGARFERDIAPGEMLVLGPGDEEASFHPFPEARPVPCIFEYVYFSRPDSYVYGRSVGDVRRAMGRRLAAEQAVEADLVVPVPDSGVPAAIGFSQASGIPFDFGLVRNHYVGRTFIEPTQSIRHFGVKVKLNPVRALIAGRRVVLVDDSLVRGTTMAKIVNMVRAAGAREIHVRISCPPTVAPCYYGVDTPSREELIASHTEVEAIRAFIHADSLGYLSLEGLTRAVQGSEGEFCVACYTNDYPVPLSDGAELRREMRLIDESVEEIGGIGSRQEKKR; the protein is encoded by the coding sequence ATGACGGATGGCGGAGGCAGGCTCGGGCCGGACGGCTTTCGCGACGAGTGCGGCGTGGCGGCGGTGTTTCGCCATCCGGAGGCGGCGAACCTGGTCTATCTCGCCCTCTACGCCTTGCAGCATCGCGGGCAGGAGTCGGCGGGCATCGCCGCCGGTGACGGGGAGCGGATCCGCCGCTCGGTGGGCATGGGCTACGTGGCCGATGTCTTCACTCCCGAGCGCCTCGAGGAGCTCTCCGGGACCCACGCCATCGGTCACGTGCGTTACGGCACGGCCGGCGGCTCGGTGCTGGAAAACGCCCAGCCCCTGCGCATGACCCACCGTCGGGGGCCGGTGGCCCTGGCCCACAACGGGAACCTGGTCAACGCCCTGACCCTGCGCTCGAAGCTGGTGCGGGAAGGATCGATCTTCCGCACCACTTCCGATACCGAGGTCATCCTGCACCTGATCGCCCGCTCGAGGGCGACGCGCCTGGAAGACGCCCTGGCCGAGGCCCTGGGACAGGTGGAAGGAGCCTACTCGCTGGTGGTGGCCGACCAGGCCCGGGTGATCGTCGTCCGGGATCCGCGGGGCTTCCGTCCCCTCTCGCTGGGCCGCCTGCCGGACGGGGCGCCGGTCGTGGCCTCCGAGAGCTGCGCGTTCGACCTGATCGGCGCGCGTTTCGAGCGGGACATCGCGCCCGGTGAGATGCTGGTGCTCGGGCCCGGCGACGAGGAAGCCTCGTTTCACCCTTTCCCGGAGGCCCGGCCGGTTCCCTGCATTTTCGAGTACGTCTACTTCTCGCGGCCCGACAGCTACGTCTACGGCCGCAGCGTGGGCGATGTGCGCCGGGCGATGGGGCGCCGGCTGGCCGCCGAACAGGCAGTGGAAGCCGACCTGGTGGTCCCCGTGCCCGACAGCGGTGTCCCGGCGGCGATCGGTTTCTCCCAAGCCTCGGGGATCCCCTTCGATTTCGGCCTGGTGCGCAACCACTACGTGGGCCGTACCTTCATCGAGCCGACCCAGTCGATCCGGCACTTCGGGGTGAAGGTCAAGCTCAATCCCGTGCGGGCCCTGATCGCGGGGCGGAGGGTTGTGCTGGTGGACGACTCCCTGGTGCGGGGCACCACGATGGCCAAGATCGTCAACATGGTGCGGGCGGCGGGGGCGCGGGAGATCCACGTGCGCATTTCCTGCCCGCCCACGGTGGCGCCCTGCTATTACGGCGTGGACACACCGAGTCGCGAGGAACTGATCGCTTCCCACACCGAGGTGGAGGCGATCCGCGCCTTCATCCATGCCGACTCCCTGGGCTACCTCTCCCTCGAGGGACTGACACGGGCGGTGCAGGGCAGTGAAGGTGAGTTCTGCGTGGCTTGCTACACCAACGACTATCCCGTGCCGCTCTCCGACGGCGCCGAGTTGCGCCGGGAGATGCGGCTGATCGACGAATCGGTGGAAGAGATCGGCGGCATCGGGAGCCGCCAGGAGAAGAAGCGATGA
- the purM gene encoding phosphoribosylformylglycinamidine cyclo-ligase, protein MNDERRREAMTYRDAGVDIDAQDQALARIRNHLASTKTAGVLSDLGSFGGLFRVPADVDDPVLVASADGVGTKLMVAWKVGRHDTVGEDLVHHCVNDILVMGARPLFFLDYFAVGRLDPLVAEQVVAGVARGCRHAGCALLGGETAEMPDMYRPGEYDLAGTIVGIASRGALLDGSRVGLGDRLLALGSSGLHTNGYTLARKIVFDRLGLGPDDELPGTGSSVAEALLAVHRCYLRPVEGLLGSGRLHALSHITGGGLTDNLPRVLPEGLSARIDLGSWRVPPLFRTLQQAGRVPDDDMLRTFNLGVGMVLVVAAEEAEAAIAHCREQGETCWQLGEIVEGDRQVVYAGGLGA, encoded by the coding sequence ATGAACGATGAGCGGCGGCGGGAGGCGATGACCTACCGGGACGCGGGGGTCGACATCGACGCCCAGGACCAGGCCCTGGCCAGGATCCGCAATCATCTGGCCTCGACGAAGACCGCCGGCGTACTCTCGGACCTGGGCTCCTTTGGGGGGCTCTTCCGTGTGCCGGCCGACGTGGACGATCCGGTGCTGGTGGCCAGCGCCGACGGGGTAGGCACCAAGTTGATGGTGGCCTGGAAGGTGGGGCGCCACGACACGGTGGGCGAAGACCTGGTCCATCACTGTGTCAACGACATCCTGGTGATGGGGGCCCGGCCCCTGTTCTTCCTGGACTACTTCGCCGTCGGGCGTCTCGACCCCCTGGTGGCTGAGCAGGTGGTGGCGGGGGTGGCGCGGGGATGCCGCCATGCGGGCTGCGCCCTGCTGGGAGGCGAGACCGCCGAGATGCCCGACATGTATCGCCCCGGTGAGTACGATTTGGCGGGCACCATCGTGGGCATCGCTTCCCGGGGCGCCCTGCTCGACGGCAGTCGGGTCGGTCTCGGTGACCGGCTGCTGGCCCTGGGTTCGAGCGGCTTGCATACCAATGGCTACACCCTGGCCCGCAAGATCGTCTTCGACAGGCTGGGCCTCGGTCCCGACGACGAGTTGCCGGGGACGGGCAGCAGCGTGGCCGAGGCCCTGCTGGCCGTGCACCGCTGCTACCTGCGCCCGGTGGAAGGTTTGCTGGGCTCCGGGCGCCTCCATGCCCTCAGCCACATCACGGGAGGTGGCTTGACCGACAATCTTCCCCGGGTCCTGCCGGAAGGGCTCTCCGCCCGCATCGACTTGGGAAGTTGGCGGGTCCCCCCCCTCTTCCGCACGCTCCAGCAGGCCGGCCGGGTGCCCGACGACGACATGCTGCGTACCTTCAACCTGGGGGTCGGCATGGTGCTCGTGGTGGCCGCGGAGGAAGCCGAGGCGGCCATCGCCCACTGCCGGGAGCAGGGGGAGACCTGCTGGCAGCTGGGCGAAATCGTCGAGGGAGACAGGCAGGTGGTCTACGCGGGAGGGCTGGGAGCGTGA
- the purN gene encoding phosphoribosylglycinamide formyltransferase: MKKVGILISGRGSNMVALLEGMRAGEIPAQAALVVADRADAPGLAKAASFGVPTAVVDRKDYRGRREEHDRAVADALEAAGVDLVCLAGYMRILGAAFVERFAGRMINIHPALLPAFPGLHAQRQALEQGARISGCTVHFVDAQVDHGPTIVQAAVPVLPDDTEQSLSTRILEQEHRVYPLALKWLCQGRVRVEQGRAVLEGEAVEPPGSLMVPGPDA, encoded by the coding sequence GTGAAGAAGGTCGGCATCCTGATCTCGGGGCGCGGTTCCAACATGGTGGCGCTGCTCGAGGGCATGCGGGCGGGGGAGATCCCCGCCCAGGCGGCACTGGTGGTCGCCGATCGGGCCGATGCCCCGGGCCTGGCCAAGGCCGCGTCTTTCGGTGTGCCCACCGCGGTGGTCGATCGCAAGGATTACCGGGGAAGGCGGGAGGAGCACGATCGGGCGGTCGCTGATGCCCTGGAGGCCGCCGGTGTGGATCTGGTCTGCCTGGCAGGCTACATGCGGATTCTCGGCGCGGCTTTCGTCGAGCGCTTCGCGGGCCGGATGATCAACATCCACCCGGCGCTGCTGCCCGCGTTTCCCGGGCTTCACGCCCAGCGCCAGGCCCTCGAGCAGGGGGCGCGGATCAGCGGCTGCACCGTGCACTTCGTCGATGCCCAGGTGGACCACGGTCCGACCATCGTGCAGGCTGCCGTGCCTGTCCTGCCGGACGACACGGAACAGAGCTTGTCGACGCGCATCCTCGAGCAAGAGCACCGGGTCTACCCCCTGGCCCTGAAGTGGCTGTGCCAGGGCCGGGTGCGGGTCGAGCAGGGGCGCGCCGTGCTCGAGGGTGAGGCGGTCGAGCCTCCGGGTTCGCTGATGGTGCCTGGCCCCGACGCTTGA
- a CDS encoding DUF3179 domain-containing (seleno)protein: MYTVLPADAIPAIREPKIVSAAEAAEQMAADEPVIGVVIGGQARAYSTWQLDAHEIVNDELGGAAIAATWUPLCHTGVVHARKIGNQTLTFIVSGKLWRNSLIMQDVETGSLWSHVTGQALEGKFAGKHLELLPSVQTTWSRWLAAHPRTTVLAKQRPVAGSRYEKYAADPERAGLFRTRAQLRLLGAKEMVQGVAWEAEAVAVTDARLSRKEPFAVAETEDGGRLLMFRESDEGVRAWLLPAGALPEDLALRDGRLVAGGRPWDPAAAGGREMVVRQAYWFAWVSFYPDSKLLR, translated from the coding sequence ATGTACACGGTGCTGCCTGCCGACGCGATACCCGCGATTCGCGAGCCGAAGATCGTCAGCGCTGCCGAGGCGGCCGAGCAGATGGCCGCCGACGAGCCGGTGATCGGCGTGGTGATCGGCGGGCAGGCCCGGGCCTACTCCACCTGGCAGCTCGATGCCCACGAGATCGTCAACGACGAGCTGGGAGGTGCGGCCATCGCCGCGACCTGGTGACCGCTGTGCCATACGGGCGTGGTTCACGCCCGAAAGATCGGTAATCAGACCCTGACCTTCATCGTTTCCGGCAAGCTCTGGCGCAACAGCCTGATCATGCAGGACGTGGAAACGGGCTCCCTGTGGAGCCACGTCACCGGTCAGGCCCTCGAGGGCAAGTTCGCCGGCAAGCACCTGGAGCTGCTGCCCTCGGTGCAGACCACCTGGTCGCGCTGGCTCGCCGCGCACCCCCGGACCACTGTCCTGGCCAAGCAGCGGCCGGTCGCCGGTTCGCGCTACGAGAAGTACGCGGCCGACCCCGAGCGGGCCGGGCTCTTCCGCACCCGAGCCCAGCTCCGGCTCCTGGGCGCCAAGGAAATGGTGCAGGGCGTCGCCTGGGAGGCCGAGGCGGTGGCGGTGACCGATGCCCGGCTCTCGAGAAAAGAGCCCTTTGCCGTGGCCGAGACGGAAGACGGTGGGCGCTTGCTGATGTTCCGGGAGAGCGACGAGGGCGTGCGCGCCTGGTTGCTGCCGGCCGGGGCCCTGCCGGAGGACCTGGCCCTGCGGGACGGGCGGCTGGTGGCCGGGGGGCGGCCCTGGGATCCAGCAGCGGCGGGAGGACGGGAGATGGTCGTGCGCCAGGCCTACTGGTTTGCCTGGGTCTCGTTCTACCCGGATTCGAAGCTGCTGCGCTGA